A single region of the Populus nigra chromosome 2, ddPopNigr1.1, whole genome shotgun sequence genome encodes:
- the LOC133682040 gene encoding uncharacterized protein LOC133682040: MLKLEVAIPAPGMDFDFNEARPLPFLSAPSTPKRFGDYTLSAPTSPSRAADFYSYFDSLIDSNEEGTGVPFHWEDRPGTPKSPRANFNTNGEDDFAFDFSAELENKSLSADELFDGGKIRPLKLPPRLQVDDSTQRSPLSSPRSPIHKGKKMIREAFSPRKKKDSDPFATAVENTRKRTDKNERGRERERGSGLTSSSSRRASRSLSPYRVSEYPWEQDKQLQKFTNQSAPNPKASVPSNSSSSKSSSKKWRLRDFFLFRSASEGHAHDKDYLRKYSGSFKKHEDGKDPSFRSTDSSGSVSSKRKVPVSAHELHYTVNKAVSENMKKKTFLPYKQGIFGRLAFNPAAHALANGFGTLTR; the protein is encoded by the coding sequence atgttaaaactaGAAGTTGCAATACCTGCGCCGGGCATGGATTTCGACTTCAACGAGGCTCGACCTTTGCCATTCTTGAGTGCTCCATCTACACCGAAACGGTTTGGGGATTACACCTTGAGCGCCCCAACAAGTCCTTCACGAGCTGCCgatttttatagttatttcGACAGCTTGATTGATAGCAATGAAGAAGGAACTGGGGTTCCTTTTCATTGGGAAGACAGGCCTGGCACACCTAAATCACCACGGGCAAACTTCAACACTAATGGTGAAGAtgattttgcttttgatttcagTGCCGAATTAGAAAACAAGTCACTCTCAGCAGATGAACTTTTTGATGGAGGCAAAATCCGGCCCCTGAAGCTTCCTCCTAGATTACAAGTCGATGATTCGACCCAGAGAAGCCCACTCTCCTCACCAAGATCTCCAATACATAAAGGGAAAAAGATGATACGTGAAGCTTTTTCGccgagaaaaaagaaagattcagaTCCATTTGCAACTGCAGTTGAAAACACTCGCAAGAGAACagataaaaatgaaagagggagggagagggagagaggttCAGGGTTAACATCCAGTTCAAGCCGCAGAGCATCAAGATCTCTGTCTCCATATAGAGTATCTGAATATCCATGGGAACAAGATAAACAGCTACAGAAATTCACCAACCAATCAGCACCCAATCCAAAAGCTTCAGTACCatctaattcttcttcttcaaagagTTCTTCAAAGAAGTGGAGGCTGAgagattttttcttatttagaagTGCATCTGAAGGACATGCGCATGATAAGGATTATCTCAGAAAGTACTCAGGTTCATTCAAAAAACATGAAGATGGCAAAGATCCGAGTTTCCGGTCCACAGACAGTTCAGGTTCGGTGTCTTCAAAGAGGAAAGTACCAGTGTCAGCACATGAGTTACATTACACAGTGAATAAAGCTGTATCGGAgaatatgaagaagaaaactttCTTGCCCTACAAACAAGGCATTTTTGGGAGATTGGCTTTCAATCCAGCTGCTCATGCTCTTGCCAATGGCTTTGGAACTCTTACGCGTTAA